In the genome of Cuculus canorus isolate bCucCan1 chromosome 26, bCucCan1.pri, whole genome shotgun sequence, one region contains:
- the ANK1 gene encoding ankyrin-1 isoform X1 has product MAQAAKQLKKIKDIEAQALQEQKEKEESNRKRRSRSRDRKKKADAATSFLRAARSGNLDKALDHLRNGVDINTCNQNGLNALHLASKEGHVKMVVELLHKEIVLETTTKKGNTALHIAALAGQQDVVRELVNYGANVNAQSQKGFTPLYMAAQENHLEVVKFLLENGANQNVATEDGFTPLAVALQQGHENVVAHLINYGTKGKVRLPALHIAARNDDTRTAAVLLQNDPNADVLSKTGFTPLHIAAHYENLSVAQLLLNRGASVNFTPQNGITPLHIASRRGNIIMVRLLLDRGAQIETRTKDELTPLHCAARNGHVRIAEILLDHGAPIQAKTKNGLSPIHMAAQGDHLDCVRLLLQYSAEIDDITLDHLTPLHVAAHCGHHRVAKLLVEKGAKPNSRALNGFTPLHIACKKNHIRVMELLLKTGASIDAVTESGLTPLHVAAFMGHLPIVKTLLQRGASPNVSNVKVETPLHMAARAGHVDVAKYLLQNKAKANAKAKDDQTPLHCAARIGHNGMVRLLLENDANPNLATTAGHTPLHITAREGHVDTALTLLEKGASQTCMTKKGFTPLHVAAKYGKVDVAELLLARDAHPNAAGKNGLTPLHVAVHHNNLEIVKLLLPNGSSPHSSAWNGYTPLHIAAKQNQMEVASSLLQYGASANAESVQGVTPLHLASQEGHADMVALLFSKQANGDLGNKSGLTPLHLVAQEGHVQVADVLVKHGVTVDATTRMGYTPLHVASHYGNSKLVKFLLQHQADVNAKTKLGYTPLHQAAQQGHTDVVTLLLKHGASPNEISTNGTTPLAIAKRLGYISVTDVLKIVTEETDIPSVGDKHRMSFPETVDEILDVSEDEGTAHVTVMEEELITPKPRTLDPRDQEGKKEILDFMTMTTLEHTMESPAVLPVPCIPPETVVTRAEETEQVGPVETEAEQVSLLHAPSVSPQEPSKEFDEDSLIPSSPATETSDNISPVASPVHTGFLVSFMVDARGGSMRGSRHHGLRVVIPPRACAAPTRITCRLVKPQKLPSPPTLAEEEGLTSRIIALGPAGAQFLSPVIVEIPHFASYGRGDRELVVLRSENGSVWKEHRNRYEESYIDQLLNGMDEELESQEELEKKRVCRIITTDFPLYFVVMSRICQDCDMIGPEGGCLKNTLVPMVQATFPETAVTKRVRLALQAQPVPDELVTKLLGNQATFSPIVTVEPRRRKFHRPIGLRIPLPPSWKDNPRDSGEGDTTSLRLLCSVIGGTAQAQWEDITGTTKLVYENECANFTTNVSARFWLADCPRTAEAVHFATMLYKELTAIPYMAKFVVFAKMNDAREGRLRCYCMTDDKVDKTLEQHENFTEVARSRDIEVVEGMPLHVELSGNLVPVKKATQPRTFLFQSFRENRLAIPIKVRDSSREASGSLSFLRKAMKYEDLQHVLCHLNITIPPCTKGSGTEERRRTLTPLSLRERYSILSETSFGSLSSTDKAEQKMVDIAEQLGLSWAELARELQFGVDDINRIRVENPNSLLEQSMALLNLWLSREGKDVKIENLYTALRNIDRGEIINTLEGSSRQSRSLKGSWRYTERDYSLSPSQMNGYASLQDELLSPASLHYALPSPLRADQYWNEVAIMDAIPMAATEQDALMEMSDIQVWSSGLTPSLVTAEDSSLECSKAEDSDATSEGRFPGQLLADAHGPDHMGSMDLVEDDTVDSDAMNGLIDLLEQEEGQRPEGKMPTSDRQPGTGEHDPESEVSFVSAQQKVQARITASPTVSHVVEKSTDRLRDWNAEGSFISCLQDLTAGSWQEGVTRRLFPTHTAASGAQGQEQEQVLVQAVELMRVSSAEDSDWQPQRPAGGWQEEADSRFFGQGNEVLHLPGEQVTEEQFTDDQGNIVTKKVIRKVVRHLGPGDTGDRHEQEELILESSLQEPRDLEVEDDHFMKYSILHRDGLGPKEEVRVRVPKPEVSGGRMGAQIVKRASLKRGKQ; this is encoded by the exons gcTGATGCTGCAACCAGTTTCTTGAGAGCTGCAAGATCCGGGAATCTGGACAAAGCCTTGGATCACCTCAGGAATGGGGTAGATATTAACACCTGTAACCAG AATGGGCTGAACGCCTTGCACCTGGCTTCCAAGGAGGGCCACGTGAAAATGGTGGTGGAGCTGCTGCACAAGGAGATCGTTTTGGAGACGACGACCAAG aaaggaaacacagccctgcacaTTGCTGCTCTGGCTGGACAACAGGATGTGGTCCGGGAACTGGTGAACTACGGGGCCAATGTCAATGCGCAGTCACAG AAAGGCTTCACACCCCTCTACATGGCAGCGCAGGAAAACCACCTGGAAGTTGTCAAGTTCTTGCTGGAAAATGGAGCCAACCAGAACGTAGCCACAGAG GATGGCTTCACGCCGCTGGCCGTAGCTCTGCAGCAAGGACATGAGAACGTGGTTGCTCACCTCATCAACTACGGGACGAAGGGGAAGGTGCGCCTGCCCGCCCTGCACATCGCAGCCCGCAACGATGACACTCgcacagctgctgtgctgctgcagaatgACCCCAATGCTGACGTCCTCTCCAAG ACTGGATTTACCCCCTTGCACATTGCTGCCCACTACGAGAATCTCAGTGTGGCTCAATTACTGCTGAACCGTGGAGCCAGCGTCAACTTCACCCCCCAG AATGGGATCACCCCCCTGCACATCGCCTCCCGCCGCGGCAACATCATCATGGTACGTCTGCTGCTGGACCGCGGCGCACAGATAGAGACGAGGACCAAG GACGAGCTGACCCCTCTCCACTGCGCAGCTCGCAATGGACACGTGCGCATTGCAGAAATCCTGCTGGACCACGGGGCTCCTATCCAAGCCAAAACCAAG AACGGCTTGTCGCCGATCCACATGGCAGCGCAGGGTGACCACCTGGACTGCGTGCGCCTGCTCCTGCAATACAGCGCCGAGATCGACGACATCACCCTGGACCACCTAACGCCGCTGCACGTGGCTGCACACTGCGGGCATCACCGAGTGGCCAAGCTGCTGGTGGAGAAGGGGGCCAAGCCCAACTCCCGAGCCCTG AATGGCTTCACACCCCTCCATATCGCCTGCAAGAAGAACCACATCCGagtgatggagctgctgctgaagacGGGTGCCTCCATCGATGCCGTCACGGAG TCTGGCCTGACCCCTCTCCACGTGGCTGCCTTCATGGGGCACCTGCCCATTGTCAAGACCTTGCTTCAGCGTGGAGCCTCTCCTAACGTGTCCAACGTG AAGGTGGAGACGCCCCTACACATGGCAGCCAGAGCTGGGCACGTCGATGTGGCGAAGTACCTGCTGCAGAACAAAGCCAAAGCCAACGCCAAGGCCAAG GACGACCAGACTCCTCTGCACTGTGCTGCACGCATCGGCCACAACGGCATGGTCAGGCTCCTGCTGGAGAACGACGCCAACCCCAATCTGGCTACGACAGCGGGGCACACGCCCCTGCACATCACCGCCAGAGAGGGGCACGTGGACACGGCGCTGACGCTGCTGGAGAAGGGCGCCTCGCAGACCTGCATGACCAAG AAAGGATTTACCCCTCTCCACGTTGCAGCCAAGTACGGGAAGGTAGAcgtggcagagctgctgctggcgcGTGACGCTCACCCCAACGCGGCAGGGAAG aaCGGCCTGACCCCGCTGCACGTGGCCGTGCACCACAACAACCTGGAGATCGTCAAACTGCTGCTTCCCAACGGGAGCTCACCCCACAGCTCAGCCTGG aaTGGGTACACCCCCCTGCACATCGCAGCCAAGCAGAACCAGATGGAGGTGGCCAGCAGCTTGCTGCAGTACGGGGCTTCGGCCAACGCCGAGTCTGTGCAGGGCGTCACCCCGCTACACCTGGCTTCCCAGGAGGGCCACGCAGATATGGTGGCACTGCTTTTCTCCAAACAAGCCAACGGTGACCTGGGCAACAAG AGTGGCCTGACTCCTCTCCATCTCGTGGCTCAAGAGGGGCATGTGCAGGTTGCTGATGTTCTGGTGAAACACGGAGTCACAGTGGATGCAACGACCCGG ATGGGCTACACCCCGCTGCATGTGGCCAGCCACTACGGGAACAGCAAGCTGGTGAAGTTTTTGCTGCAGCACCAGGCTGATGTCAATGCCAAGACTAAG ctgggctACACCCCTCTGCaccaagcagcacagcagggccACACGGACGTCGTGACGCTGCTGCTGAAGCACGGTGCCTCTCCCAACGAGATCAGCACG AATGGCACCACTCCTCTGGCCATCGCGAAGCGGCTCGGCTACATTTCTGTCACAGACGTGCTCAAGATCGTCACAGAGGAAACGGACATCCCG TCAGTTGGTGACAAGCACCGTATGAGCTTCCCGGAGACTGTAGACGAGATTCTGGACGTGTCAGAGGATGAAg GCACTGCTCATGTCACAGTAATGG AGGAGGAGCTGATCACACCAAAGCCCAGGACACTCGATCCCAGGGACCAGGAGGGCAAGAAGGAGATACTGGACTTCATGACCATGACGACACTGGAGCACAC GATGGAGTCTCCAGCTGTCCTACCGGTCCCTTGCATCCCACCGGAGACTGTGGTGACCAGAGCAGAAGAGACTGAGCAGGTAGGACCTGTGGAGACAGAAGCTGAGCAAGTCAGTCTGCTGCATGCACCCTCGGTGTCCCCCCAGGAG CCCTCCAAGGAGTTCGATGAGGACTCTCTGATCCCCAGCAGCCCCGCCACCGAGACCTCGGATAACATCAGCCCGGTGGCCAGCCCCGTGCACACAGG GTTCCTGGTGAGCTTCATGGTGGATGCCCGCGGCGGCTCCATGCGTGGCAGCAGGCACCACGGACTGCGTGTGGTCATCCCGCCCCGCGCCTGCGCCGCACCAACCCGCATCACCTGCCGCCTGGTGAAGCCCCAAAAGTTGCCTTCACCCCCGACgctggcagaggaggagggtCTGACCAGCCGGATCATCGCCCTGGGGCCTGCCGGCGCCCAGTTCCTCAG ccccgTCATTGTGGAGATCCCACACTTTGCCTCGTATGGGCGCGGAGACCGCGAGCTGGTGGTGCTGCGCAGCGAGAATGGCTCTGTCTGGAAGGAGCACCGCAACCGCTATGAGGAGAGCTACATCGACCAGCTGCTCAACGGCATGGATGAGG AGCTGGAGagccaggaggagctggagaagaagagggtCTGCCGCATCATCACCACCGACTTCCCTCTCTACTTCGTGGTCATGTCGCGGATTTGCCAGGATTGTGATATGATCGGCCCCGAGGGAGGATGTTTGAAAAACACGCTGGTGCCCATGGTACAGGCGACCTTCCCAGAGACCGCCGTCACCAAGAGAGTGAGGCTGGCCCTGCAG GCGCAGCCCGTGCCTGACGAACTGGTGACCAAGCTGCTGGGGAACCAGGCGACCTTCAGCCCCATCGTCACGGTGGAACCACGCCGGAGGAAGTTCCACCGCCCCATCGGCCTCCGCATCCCACTGCCACCATCCTGGAAGGACAATCCCCGAGACAGCGGCGAGGGTGACACTACCAGCCTGCGCCTGCTATGCAGTGTGATCG gagggacAGCCCAAGCCCAGTGGGAAGACATAACGGGCACCACGAAGCTGGTCTATGAAAATGAGTGCGCTAACTTTACCACCAATGTCTCTGCCAG GTTCTGGCTGGCCGACTGCCCGCGCACAGCCGAGGCCGTGCACTTCGCCACGATGTTGTACAAAGAGCTGACGGCCATCCCTTACATGGCCAAATTCGTGGTGTTTGCCAAGATGAATGATGCACGGGAAGGCCGGCTGCGCTGCTACTGCATGACTGATGACAAGGTCGACAAGACTTTAGAGCAACACGAGAACTTCACTGAGGTGGCCCGTAGCAGGGACATCGAG GTGGTGGAGGGGATGCCTCTGCATGTCGAGCTCTCAGGGAACCTGGTCCCTGTCAAGAAGGCTACTCAGCCCCGCACCTTCCTGTTCCAGTCCTTCCGGGAGAACCGTCTCGCCATCCCCATCAAG GTTCGGGACAGCAGCCGGGAAGCCAGTGGCTCCCTGTCTTTCTTGCGCAAGGCCATGAAGTACGAGGACCTCCAGCATGTGCTCTGCCACCTGAACATCACCATACCACCCTGCACCAAG GGAAGCGGCACTGAGGAGCGGAGGAGGACCCTGACGCCGTTGTCTCTACGGGAGCGATATAGCATCCTCAGCGAGACCAGTTTCG gctctcTGAGCAGCACAGACAAGGCAGAGCAGAAGATGGTTGACATAGCAGAACAGTTGGGCCTCAGCTGGGCTG AGCTGGCACGTGAGCTGCAGTTTGGGGTGGACGACATCAACAGGATACGTGTGGAGAATCCCAActccctgctggagcagagcatggCTTTACTCAACCTCTGGCTCAGCCGCGAGGGGAAGGATGTCAAGA TCGAGAATCTGTACACGGCCCTGAGGAACATCGACCGTGGTGAGATCATCAACACGCTGGAGGGCTCCAGCCGGCAGAGCCGCAGCCTGAAGGGCAGCTGGCGCTACACGGAGAGAGACTACTCCCTCTCGCCATCCCAGATGAATG GTTACGCTTCGCTGCAGGACGAGCTGCTGTCCCCCGCCTCCCTGCATTACGCGCTGCCATCCCCACTGCGTGCCGACCAGTACTGGAATGAGGTGGCCATCATGGATGCTATCCCCATGGCTGCCACCGAGCAGGACGCCCTTATGGAGATGTCTGACATACAGGTGTGGTCCTCTGGGCTCACCCCCTCGCTGGTGACTGCTGAGGACTCCTCTCTGGAGTGCAGCAAGGCCGAGGACTCGGATGCCACAAGCGAAGGCCGGTTCCCCGGGCAGCTTCTAGCAGACGCGCATGGCCCAGACCACATGGGCTCTATGGACCTGGTTGAGGATGACACAGTGGACTCAGATGCCATGAATGGCCTGATTGACCTTCtagagcaggaggaggggcaGAGGCCAGAGGGGAAGATGCCAACCAGTGATCGCCAGCCAGGGACTGGGGAGCACGACCCGGAGAGTGAAGTCTCTTTTGTTTCAGCTCAGCAGAAGGTTCAAGCCAGGATCACAGCATCACCCACCGTTAGCCACGTCGTGGAGAAGAGCACAGACAG GCTGAGGGACTGGAATGCAGAAGGCTCCTTTATCTCCTGCCTACAGGACCTGACAGCGGGCTCCTGGCAGGAGGGGGTCACCCGAAGGCTGTTCCCGACGCACACCGCGGCCTCTGGGGCACAGGGCCAGGAGCAAGAGCAGGTCCTGGTGCAGGCTGTAGAGCTGATGCGGGTCAGCTCTGCCGAGGACAGCGACTGGCAGCCCCAGCGCCCCGCGGGTggctggcaggaggaggcagaCAGCCGCTTCTTTGGCCAG GGCAACGAGGTCCTTCATCTCCCTGGAGAGCAAGTGACCGAGGAGCAGTTCACAGACGATCAAGGCAATATCGTCACCAAGAAG GTCATCCGGAAGGTGGTGCGTCACCTGGGCCCTGGTGACACAGGTGACAGGCATGAGCAGGAGGAGCTGATTCTGGAGAGCTCCCTGCAGGAGCCCCGAGACCTGGAGGTTGAGGATGATCACTTCATGAAATACTCCATCCTGCACCGGGACGGGCTGGGGCCCAAG GAGGAGGTGCGAGTGCGTGTCCCGAAACCAGAGGTCTCCgggggcaggatgggggctCAGATAGTGAAACGAGCCAGCCTGAAAAGGGGGAAGCAGTGA